In one window of Methanolobus mangrovi DNA:
- the msrB gene encoding peptide-methionine (R)-S-oxide reductase MsrB, producing MEEPIKKTDEQWKDQLTKEQFIVLRQKGTEAPFTGKYYANKEKGTYLCAACGQELFSSDTKFDSGTGWPSFFKPISEDKVTRKEDNSHFMERIEVVCSRCGSHLGHVFNDGPAPTGERFCMNSISLDFKKED from the coding sequence ATGGAAGAACCTATAAAGAAAACCGATGAGCAATGGAAGGATCAACTGACTAAGGAACAGTTCATTGTACTGAGGCAGAAAGGCACAGAAGCGCCTTTTACCGGTAAGTACTATGCGAACAAAGAGAAAGGTACCTACCTGTGTGCAGCATGCGGACAGGAGCTATTCAGTTCGGATACAAAGTTCGATTCAGGTACAGGATGGCCCAGTTTTTTCAAGCCTATATCCGAAGATAAGGTAACACGCAAAGAGGACAACAGTCATTTCATGGAGAGGATCGAAGTTGTCTGTAGCAGGTGCGGAAGCCATCTTGGTCACGTTTTCAATGACGGTCCCGCTCCTACAGGAGAACGGTTCTGTATGAATTCCATATCACTTGATTTTAAAAAAGAGGATTAA
- a CDS encoding MATE family efflux transporter, translating into MHERSRLLADESIGKLLFKLSAPATIGMLVQALYNLVDTVFVGQALGENSVQGIAGIAVAFPIMMIVMSIALAIGIGGSSIISRSLGERNIDRAENVMGNVLSLVLITSAVICIAGSIFITPILRLFGATDTILPYATEYLSVILYGAIFFMFALAMNNVVRAEGNAKVAMYTMLVSALVNIILDPFFIFNSGYIEFNFLADKLGIVIEPLYMYGFGLGVKGAAIATVLAQVTGALFIVWYFASGNSSLRFHTKNLMPKWDIARESISIGMGPLARNASSSLMVIVLNNVLLVYGGGDVAIAVFGVVNRLFMFTFMPMYGIVQGLQPIVGFNYGAKNFTRVIESVKLSMFVTTTMAILGFILLLVFPEQLFSIFTTDQQLISSGKYATRIMVMALPLVGFQVVGASLYQAIGKARPSFLLAMSRQLLFLIPLVIILPHFFQLTGVWMAFPLSDSLAFLLTLVMVIKEFKILTIMGENIKSS; encoded by the coding sequence TTGCACGAACGAAGTAGACTCTTGGCTGATGAAAGCATAGGCAAGCTCCTTTTCAAACTATCTGCACCCGCCACAATTGGAATGTTAGTCCAGGCTCTGTATAACCTGGTAGATACCGTTTTTGTAGGACAGGCACTCGGAGAGAACAGCGTACAGGGTATCGCAGGAATTGCAGTTGCATTCCCTATTATGATGATCGTCATGTCCATCGCGCTTGCCATTGGTATTGGCGGTTCTTCTATTATCTCGCGAAGTCTTGGCGAGAGAAATATAGATAGAGCTGAAAATGTAATGGGAAACGTGCTATCCCTTGTCCTGATAACAAGTGCAGTCATCTGCATAGCCGGAAGCATATTCATCACACCCATTCTACGGTTGTTCGGGGCTACTGACACAATTCTGCCATACGCCACAGAATACCTCAGCGTGATACTCTACGGAGCTATATTCTTCATGTTCGCACTTGCAATGAACAACGTTGTGCGTGCAGAAGGGAACGCTAAAGTTGCAATGTATACCATGCTGGTATCAGCCCTTGTTAACATCATACTTGACCCTTTTTTCATCTTCAACTCAGGATATATAGAATTCAATTTTCTCGCCGATAAACTGGGAATTGTCATCGAACCCCTGTACATGTACGGTTTTGGACTGGGAGTGAAAGGAGCAGCCATTGCAACGGTTCTTGCTCAGGTCACAGGAGCCTTATTCATCGTATGGTATTTTGCATCTGGCAATTCCAGCCTGCGATTCCATACAAAAAATCTGATGCCTAAATGGGATATCGCCCGGGAAAGCATTTCAATTGGAATGGGACCTCTTGCAAGGAATGCATCAAGCAGCCTTATGGTAATTGTTTTGAACAATGTTCTTCTGGTCTATGGCGGAGGAGATGTTGCAATAGCGGTCTTTGGTGTTGTTAACCGTTTATTCATGTTCACTTTTATGCCAATGTACGGAATCGTACAGGGATTGCAGCCGATAGTCGGATTCAACTATGGTGCAAAGAACTTTACCAGGGTAATAGAATCAGTGAAACTCTCAATGTTTGTCACAACCACAATGGCAATCCTGGGATTCATACTGCTTCTAGTATTCCCGGAACAATTGTTCAGTATATTCACCACTGACCAGCAACTGATATCATCCGGCAAGTATGCAACACGCATAATGGTAATGGCACTCCCTCTTGTAGGTTTTCAGGTAGTCGGTGCATCCCTCTACCAAGCTATCGGAAAAGCACGTCCATCCTTTTTATTGGCCATGAGCCGACAGTTATTGTTCCTGATACCTCTTGTAATAATACTTCCGCATTTCTTCCAGCTGACTGGCGTATGGATGGCATTTCCATTATCAGATAGCCTTGCATTCTTACTCACTCTTGTGATGGTAATAAAGGAGTTCAAAATACTGACAATAATGGGTGAGAATATCAAATCATCCTGA
- the gpmI gene encoding 2,3-bisphosphoglycerate-independent phosphoglycerate mutase — MLHEKGPLLLMILDGWGHTHEEQGNAVLAARTPVLDSLSEKYPSCFVEVSGEGVGLPEGQMGNSEVGHLNIGAGRIVYQDLTRINKSIKDGSFFENPVFLEAMEHVKKNGSSLHLMGLFSYGGVHSHIDHMRALVEMAKKEGVANVYIHAFLDGRDVPPQTALEDMKTHEEFCHSTGIAKTATVCGRYYAMDRDKRWERTELAYNALTSGDGIFAEDAVSAVSRAYERGENDEFVKPTVITDNEGKPVATIKDKDAVIFFNFRPDRARQMTYALVDRDFDGFERKVKPEVHYVCMAEYDEKLDVPIAFPAESFENTLGEVLSKHNKKQLRIAETEKYAHVTFFFNGGVEEPNAGEDRCLIPSPDVATYDLKPEMSAYEVTDELVKKILDDDYAAIILNFANMDMVGHTGIVEAAVKAVETIDECVGKIVDAILEKGGAAIITADHGNAEKMIDYNTGKPHTAHTSNPVKCLLVSGQEGIALQDGKLSDIAPTMLDILGIEKPEQMTGISLIKKQD, encoded by the coding sequence ATGTTACATGAAAAAGGACCTCTTTTACTGATGATACTGGATGGCTGGGGACACACCCATGAAGAGCAGGGAAACGCAGTTCTGGCTGCAAGAACCCCGGTGCTTGATTCTTTATCTGAAAAATATCCTTCCTGTTTTGTCGAGGTTTCCGGAGAAGGTGTCGGACTTCCCGAAGGACAGATGGGTAACTCAGAAGTAGGGCACCTTAACATTGGTGCAGGCAGGATCGTTTACCAGGACCTTACACGTATCAACAAATCCATAAAAGACGGTTCATTTTTCGAAAACCCGGTTTTCCTTGAAGCAATGGAGCATGTAAAGAAGAATGGCTCCTCGTTGCACCTTATGGGACTGTTCTCATATGGTGGAGTGCACAGTCATATAGACCACATGAGAGCCCTTGTGGAAATGGCAAAAAAAGAAGGAGTCGCAAATGTCTACATCCACGCATTCCTGGATGGAAGAGATGTTCCACCGCAGACTGCTCTTGAGGATATGAAAACTCACGAAGAATTCTGTCACAGCACAGGTATAGCAAAGACCGCAACAGTTTGTGGCAGGTATTATGCAATGGACCGTGACAAACGCTGGGAACGTACAGAACTCGCATACAATGCACTCACAAGTGGTGATGGAATCTTTGCAGAGGATGCTGTATCAGCTGTCAGCCGGGCATATGAAAGAGGTGAGAATGATGAATTCGTCAAACCAACCGTCATCACAGATAATGAAGGCAAACCCGTTGCAACAATAAAAGACAAAGATGCTGTTATTTTCTTCAACTTCCGTCCTGACAGAGCAAGACAGATGACATACGCACTTGTTGACAGGGATTTTGATGGCTTTGAAAGAAAGGTAAAACCTGAAGTGCATTATGTATGTATGGCAGAGTACGATGAGAAACTCGATGTTCCAATAGCATTCCCTGCCGAGAGTTTTGAAAACACTCTTGGAGAGGTACTGAGCAAACACAACAAGAAACAGCTCCGTATAGCTGAGACTGAAAAGTATGCACATGTGACCTTTTTCTTCAACGGTGGCGTGGAAGAACCGAATGCTGGAGAGGACAGATGTCTCATACCATCACCAGATGTTGCTACCTACGATCTTAAACCTGAAATGAGTGCCTATGAAGTAACCGATGAGCTGGTCAAGAAAATACTCGATGACGATTATGCGGCAATTATCCTTAATTTTGCCAACATGGACATGGTAGGACATACAGGCATCGTCGAAGCGGCTGTGAAAGCTGTCGAGACCATTGATGAGTGTGTAGGAAAGATCGTCGATGCTATCCTGGAAAAAGGTGGTGCTGCCATAATTACAGCAGATCACGGTAACGCGGAAAAAATGATAGATTACAACACAGGAAAGCCACATACTGCACATACATCCAATCCTGTGAAGTGCCTCCTGGTAAGCGGTCAGGAAGGAATAGCATTACAGGATGGAAAACTTTCAGATATAGCTCCTACAATGCTGGATATACTTGGAATAGAGAAGCCTGAACAGATGACAGGAATATCACTTATTAAGAAACAGGATTAA
- the fen gene encoding flap endonuclease-1 yields MGVDIGDLLQRSTIEVSDLSLDIVAIDAFNTLYQFLSIIRQRDGTPLKDSQGNVTSHLSGILYRMTNIVEAGVKPVFVFDGKPPEWKSSTIQKRTETRENAKVKWADAKEKGLAEEAYKYAQASSKVDATIVEDSKKLLTAMGIPFVDAPSEGEAQAAYMVKKGDADKIASQDYDSLLFGSPLVVRNLTVSGKRKLPKKNIYLDVKPEIINLKESLDELGISHSQLIDIALCVGTDYNEGLEGVGPKTALKLIREHETIEKVLKAKDLEIPNLEDIKEFFKSPDVTDDYSLKWNKPDSEAVISFLCGKHDFSEDRVTKALERLEASSGSGQSTLDKWF; encoded by the coding sequence ATGGGTGTTGATATAGGAGATCTCCTTCAGAGGAGCACGATCGAGGTATCTGACCTTTCATTAGATATAGTAGCGATAGACGCTTTTAACACGCTTTACCAATTCTTAAGTATTATCCGGCAGAGAGATGGCACCCCACTCAAGGATTCGCAGGGTAATGTCACATCACATCTGTCCGGCATCCTCTACAGGATGACCAACATTGTAGAAGCAGGAGTGAAACCTGTTTTTGTTTTTGATGGTAAGCCTCCTGAGTGGAAATCATCCACCATCCAGAAACGCACCGAAACCCGTGAGAATGCAAAGGTCAAATGGGCGGACGCAAAGGAAAAGGGGCTTGCAGAAGAGGCATATAAGTATGCTCAAGCATCTTCAAAGGTTGATGCAACTATTGTTGAGGATTCAAAGAAACTACTCACTGCCATGGGTATTCCTTTTGTGGATGCTCCGTCAGAAGGTGAGGCACAGGCAGCTTATATGGTGAAAAAAGGTGATGCTGATAAGATTGCATCACAGGATTATGACTCTTTGCTTTTCGGTTCTCCGCTGGTTGTCAGGAACCTTACGGTATCCGGTAAAAGAAAACTGCCGAAGAAGAACATCTATCTGGATGTAAAACCTGAAATTATCAATCTCAAGGAAAGCCTGGATGAGCTTGGAATAAGCCATTCCCAGCTTATCGATATCGCTCTTTGTGTGGGTACTGACTATAATGAGGGACTTGAGGGCGTCGGTCCCAAAACAGCCCTTAAACTCATCAGGGAACATGAGACCATAGAAAAGGTACTGAAGGCAAAGGATCTGGAGATTCCTAACCTTGAGGACATCAAGGAGTTCTTCAAATCTCCTGATGTGACTGATGATTACTCTCTGAAATGGAATAAACCGGATTCAGAAGCAGTAATCTCTTTCCTCTGCGGAAAACATGATTTTTCAGAGGACAGGGTTACAAAGGCTCTGGAACGCCTCGAAGCTTCATCCGGAAGCGGCCAGAGCACTCTTGATAAGTGGTTCTAG